The Urbifossiella limnaea nucleotide sequence TGCGAACCCGGTACGTGAAGCAATTCCCAACGGACAAGCCCGGCCGCGTCGGGAATGCCGTCGCGGTGATCCACAAGTTCTTGACCGTCCTGAAGCCGGGCCACAAGGTGACGACCTACAGCCCGGATTCGCGTGAATACCTGGTCGGCACCATCACCGGGGAGCCGGAGTACGATCCGACGAAGGACTACCACCGTCTTCGCCGGGTCCAGTGGGAGGGCACTGTCGACCGCGATGACTTGAAGGCGGCCTCAAGAAACTCGCTCGGCAGCACGCTCACCCTGTTCCAGGTGAACGACGAGACGGCGGACGATCTGGAAGGGCTGCTTACAGGCACACCCGTCAAAGCCGAGCAAGAGGGGGAGGAGAAGGAAGAACTGGAGCAACTCAAGGAAGACACCGTCGGCCGCGCGCACGAGCTGATCAAGGACAAGTTGCTCAAGCTGACCGACATGGAAATGGAAGAGTTGGTGGCGTCCATCCTGCGGGCGATGGGCTACAAGACACGGATCACGCCCCGCGGACCGGACCGGAGCGTGGACGTGATCGCCTCGCCGGACGGTCTCGGGCTGGAGGAGCCCCGGATCAAGGCGGAAGTCAAGCACCGCCCGAAGGAGAGGATGGGTTCGCAGCAGATCCGCAGCTTCCTGGGCGGGTTGCGG carries:
- a CDS encoding restriction endonuclease, whose amino-acid sequence is MPKAPMWMVRAGEEGYLFDTFRTEGIVAIGWNGLGSLDSSLPKDEVRTRYVKQFPTDKPGRVGNAVAVIHKFLTVLKPGHKVTTYSPDSREYLVGTITGEPEYDPTKDYHRLRRVQWEGTVDRDDLKAASRNSLGSTLTLFQVNDETADDLEGLLTGTPVKAEQEGEEKEELEQLKEDTVGRAHELIKDKLLKLTDMEMEELVASILRAMGYKTRITPRGPDRSVDVIASPDGLGLEEPRIKAEVKHRPKERMGSQQIRSFLGGLRQGDRGLYVSTGGFSKDAGYEADRANVPLTLLNLDEIATLVVTHYEKFDMEGRVLIPLTRLYWPLD